Proteins encoded by one window of Nocardia goodfellowii:
- a CDS encoding acyl carrier protein yields the protein MDTVEKIRVIVAEQSGRPLAEIGPYSDLRTDLGLDSLQLVEIFVRVEDQCAVRIPEKDTAGWRTVGDIVEYVVAKVN from the coding sequence ATGGATACCGTGGAGAAGATCAGAGTGATTGTCGCCGAGCAGAGCGGACGTCCACTGGCCGAGATCGGGCCGTACAGCGATCTGCGCACCGACCTCGGCCTGGATTCGCTGCAACTGGTGGAAATCTTCGTGCGGGTCGAGGACCAGTGTGCCGTCCGGATTCCCGAGAAGGACACCGCCGGCTGGCGGACAGTCGGCGATATCGTCGAATACGTTGTCGCGAAGGTGAATTGA
- a CDS encoding YdeI/OmpD-associated family protein, which translates to MEQLNGTPVLTCTTAAEWESWLAANHATAPEVWILIAKKNSREQSPTITETLDGALCYGWIDSVRRTHSPDYYLQRYSPRTRRSPWSALNIAKAEALIAAGRMRPAGFAAIEKAKVDGRWVN; encoded by the coding sequence ATGGAACAGCTCAACGGCACCCCCGTCCTCACCTGCACCACCGCCGCCGAATGGGAATCCTGGCTCGCCGCCAACCACGCCACCGCCCCCGAGGTCTGGATCCTGATCGCGAAGAAGAACTCCCGCGAACAATCCCCCACCATCACCGAAACCCTCGACGGTGCCCTCTGCTACGGCTGGATCGACAGCGTCCGCCGCACCCACTCCCCCGACTACTACCTCCAGCGCTACTCCCCCCGCACCCGCCGCAGCCCCTGGTCCGCCCTCAACATCGCCAAGGCCGAAGCCCTGATCGCCGCCGGGCGCATGCGACCCGCCGGCTTCGCCGCGATAGAAAAGGCCAAAGTCGACGGCCGCTGGGTAAACTGA
- a CDS encoding DUF433 domain-containing protein — MSHLGRITSEPDICHGKPVVRGLRYPVEMLLELLAAGMSSMEILEDYPDLEHEDILAALEYAALVTARKTTIPFDAA; from the coding sequence GTGTCCCACCTCGGTCGCATCACCTCGGAGCCCGACATCTGTCACGGCAAGCCTGTCGTCCGTGGCCTGCGCTACCCCGTTGAGATGCTCCTGGAGCTCCTCGCGGCGGGCATGAGTAGCATGGAAATTCTCGAGGACTACCCAGACCTCGAACACGAAGACATTCTCGCTGCCCTCGAATACGCTGCCCTCGTGACAGCCCGGAAGACGACGATCCCCTTCGACGCGGCGTGA
- a CDS encoding DUF5615 family PIN-like protein, with protein sequence MKFLVDAQLPRKLATFLAEAGHDVVHTSELDLGNRTPDGAIAELADRDGRIVVTKDNDFFTRSTQ encoded by the coding sequence GTGAAGTTCCTCGTCGACGCGCAACTTCCGCGCAAGCTGGCTACCTTCCTCGCCGAAGCTGGTCACGACGTGGTCCACACCTCAGAACTCGATCTCGGGAACCGGACACCCGACGGCGCGATCGCCGAACTGGCGGATCGGGACGGACGAATCGTGGTCACCAAAGACAACGATTTCTTCACAAGGTCGACCCAGTGA
- the dmpG gene encoding 4-hydroxy-2-oxovalerate aldolase, whose protein sequence is MTNLLKPYSGELDVRVTDTSLRDGSHHKRHQFTVREVRDIVTALDASGVPVIEVTHGDGLGGSSFNYGFSKTPEQELIKAAAESAKQAKIAFLMLPGVGVKEDIKISQDNGGSICRIATHCTEADVSIQHFGLARDLGLETVGFLMMAHSTTPEKLAKQARIMADAGCQCVYVVDSAGALVLEQVTDRVAALVAELGDDAQVGFHGHENLGLAVANSVYAVRAGATQIDGSARRFGAGAGNLPVEAFIGVCDKLGIKTGVDFFAVTDAAEDVVRPAMPAECLLDRQALMMGYAGVYSSFLRHAERQAERYGVSAAEMLVRAGQRKLVGGQEDQLIDIALELQREKASA, encoded by the coding sequence ATGACCAACTTGCTGAAGCCCTACTCGGGCGAGCTCGATGTGCGCGTCACCGACACCTCGCTGCGGGACGGATCGCATCACAAGCGCCACCAGTTCACCGTGCGGGAGGTGCGGGACATCGTCACCGCGCTCGACGCGTCCGGTGTGCCGGTCATCGAAGTCACCCACGGTGACGGGCTCGGTGGTTCCTCGTTCAATTACGGGTTCTCCAAAACCCCGGAGCAGGAATTGATCAAGGCCGCGGCGGAGTCCGCCAAGCAGGCCAAGATCGCTTTTCTCATGCTGCCCGGTGTCGGCGTCAAGGAAGACATCAAGATCTCCCAGGACAACGGCGGCTCCATCTGCCGCATCGCCACCCACTGCACCGAGGCCGACGTCTCCATCCAGCACTTCGGCCTGGCCCGCGACCTGGGTCTGGAAACCGTGGGCTTCTTGATGATGGCGCACAGCACCACTCCGGAGAAACTCGCCAAGCAGGCCCGCATCATGGCCGACGCGGGCTGCCAGTGCGTTTACGTGGTCGACTCCGCCGGAGCGCTCGTGCTCGAGCAGGTCACCGACCGCGTCGCGGCGCTGGTCGCCGAACTCGGGGACGACGCCCAGGTCGGTTTCCACGGCCACGAGAACCTCGGCCTCGCCGTCGCCAACTCGGTCTATGCCGTCCGCGCCGGCGCGACCCAGATCGACGGCAGCGCACGCCGTTTCGGCGCGGGCGCCGGCAATCTCCCGGTCGAAGCCTTCATCGGCGTCTGCGACAAGCTCGGCATCAAGACCGGCGTCGACTTCTTCGCCGTCACCGACGCCGCCGAAGACGTCGTCCGCCCCGCCATGCCCGCGGAATGCCTGCTCGACCGCCAGGCTCTGATGATGGGCTACGCGGGCGTCTACTCCTCATTCCTGCGCCACGCCGAACGCCAAGCCGAACGCTACGGCGTCTCCGCCGCCGAAATGCTCGTCCGCGCCGGCCAGCGCAAACTCGTCGGCGGCCAGGAAGACCAGCTCATCGACATCGCCCTGGAACTCCAGCGCGAGAAGGCTTCGGCCTGA
- a CDS encoding acetaldehyde dehydrogenase (acetylating) encodes MTANKVTAAIVGSGNISTDLLYKLLRSEHIEPRWMIGIDPDSEGLKRARGLGLETSAEGADWLLALPEKPDLLFEATSAYVHRAYAPKYEAAGIRAVDLTPAAVGPAVIPPVNLESLADAPNVNMITCGGQATIPMVAAVSRVVPVEYAEIVASVSSVSAGPGTRANIDEFTKTTSKGVETIGGAKRGKAIIILNPAEPPMIMRDTIFCAIPEDADRDAIAESIHTMEKSIQEYVPGYRLLNEPQFDDPSLVSGGMAKVSIFVEVEGAGDFLPPYAGNLDIMTAAATRVGEVLANQILSARV; translated from the coding sequence GTGACTGCCAATAAAGTCACCGCGGCCATCGTCGGCTCCGGCAATATCAGCACCGATCTGCTGTACAAGCTGCTGCGGTCCGAGCACATCGAACCGCGCTGGATGATCGGTATCGATCCGGATTCCGAGGGGCTGAAGCGGGCTCGGGGGCTCGGTCTGGAAACCTCCGCCGAAGGGGCGGACTGGCTGCTGGCGCTGCCGGAGAAGCCGGACCTGCTGTTCGAGGCCACCTCCGCGTACGTGCACCGGGCGTACGCGCCGAAATACGAGGCCGCGGGCATCCGCGCCGTCGACCTCACCCCGGCCGCGGTCGGTCCGGCCGTGATCCCGCCGGTCAACCTGGAATCGCTGGCCGACGCTCCGAACGTCAACATGATCACCTGCGGTGGGCAGGCGACGATCCCCATGGTCGCGGCCGTATCCCGGGTCGTCCCAGTGGAATACGCGGAGATCGTGGCGTCGGTGTCCTCGGTGTCGGCCGGTCCGGGTACCCGCGCCAATATCGACGAATTCACCAAGACCACCTCCAAGGGGGTGGAGACCATCGGCGGGGCCAAGCGTGGCAAGGCCATCATCATCCTGAACCCGGCCGAACCGCCGATGATCATGCGCGACACCATCTTCTGCGCCATCCCCGAGGACGCCGACCGCGACGCCATCGCCGAATCCATTCACACCATGGAGAAGTCGATCCAGGAGTACGTGCCCGGCTACCGGCTGCTGAACGAACCGCAGTTCGACGACCCGTCGCTGGTTTCCGGTGGCATGGCGAAGGTTTCGATCTTCGTCGAGGTCGAAGGCGCGGGCGACTTCCTGCCGCCCTACGCGGGCAACCTCGACATCATGACCGCCGCCGCCACCCGCGTCGGCGAAGTACTGGCCAACCAAATCCTTTCGGCTCGGGTGTAA
- a CDS encoding 2-keto-4-pentenoate hydratase, whose translation MLSDAVRIQLADELEVAERDRVAIDPLVTRYSEIDVVDSYEIQLINIRRKLAGGAKVVGHKVGLSSLAMQQMMGVDEPDYGHLLDDMEVFEDKPVEANRYLFPRVEVEVGFVLGADLPGEDCTEADVLAATVAYAPAIELIDSRIKDWKIGLCDTISDNASSAGWVLGPERVAPGGIDIKAIDAVLTKNGAVVAEGRSDAVLGDPVIAVAWLARKVASFGVRLKAGDIVLPGSCTRAIDAHPGDSFHAEFAGLGSVRLRFS comes from the coding sequence GTGCTGTCCGATGCGGTACGAATCCAATTGGCCGACGAACTCGAAGTCGCCGAACGCGATCGGGTGGCCATCGACCCGCTGGTGACGCGGTACTCCGAGATCGACGTGGTCGACTCCTACGAGATCCAGCTGATCAACATCCGGCGCAAGCTGGCGGGCGGCGCGAAAGTCGTGGGGCACAAGGTCGGCCTGTCCTCGCTGGCCATGCAGCAGATGATGGGCGTGGACGAGCCCGACTACGGTCACCTGCTCGACGACATGGAGGTGTTCGAGGACAAGCCGGTCGAAGCGAACCGCTACCTGTTCCCGCGGGTGGAGGTCGAGGTCGGATTCGTGCTCGGCGCGGACCTGCCCGGCGAAGACTGCACGGAGGCGGACGTGCTGGCGGCCACCGTCGCCTACGCGCCCGCGATCGAACTGATCGACTCGCGGATCAAGGACTGGAAAATCGGTCTCTGCGACACGATTTCGGACAATGCGTCCTCCGCGGGGTGGGTGCTCGGCCCGGAACGTGTGGCGCCCGGCGGAATCGACATCAAGGCGATCGACGCGGTACTGACCAAGAACGGCGCGGTGGTGGCCGAAGGTCGCAGCGACGCCGTGCTCGGTGACCCCGTCATCGCGGTGGCTTGGCTGGCCCGCAAGGTCGCCTCGTTCGGGGTGCGGCTGAAGGCCGGCGACATCGTGCTGCCCGGCTCCTGCACCCGCGCCATCGACGCCCACCCGGGTGACAGCTTCCACGCCGAGTTCGCGGGACTCGGTTCCGTCCGTCTGCGTTTCAGCTGA
- a CDS encoding FAD-binding protein — protein MEWDLTADVVVVGYGAAGAAAALEATAAGAQVLVLERFAGGGASSISGGIIYAGGGTSVQQAGGVSDTPEQMLAYLEREVGDAVKPDTLRRFVDESPAMIEWLKGHGVPFEASLCPYKTSYPNDSYYLYYSGSEVSGFGRDVAEPKQRGHRVKGKGISGRMLTGPLAASAARRGVRVETLTQVTRLITDDNGAVVGAECRTLRDAPGSIRERYTRLAKMAANPGIYYPPLRKMLERRLARLQRRYSTVIRVRARRGIVVSAGGFIADRAMVAEHGPQFRNGLCLGTSGDDGSGIRMARQVGAATDRMGNISAWRFILPPSAFTGSVLVDAKGRRVIDETRYGAAVGGKLIAEHDGLGWLLVDDILMRTAIAQIGSQGTWFQRAQFEVMRRGAVRENSIEAAALKAGIDPAGLRATVNEHNAAIAEGRPDPVGKPAEFTKSIRSGPFWLLDVGIKPSLMNPCPMLTLGGVVVDEGTGAVKSGAGHDIPGLYAAGRTAVGICSDSYVSGLSLADCIFSGRRAGAHAAASTTELTHPAGLAGRHPRAEGN, from the coding sequence ATGGAATGGGACCTCACCGCCGACGTCGTCGTCGTCGGATACGGAGCCGCCGGTGCGGCCGCCGCGCTGGAAGCCACGGCCGCGGGCGCGCAGGTGCTCGTGCTGGAGCGCTTCGCCGGCGGCGGCGCCTCGTCGATCTCCGGCGGGATCATCTACGCCGGTGGTGGGACCTCGGTGCAGCAGGCCGGCGGCGTCAGCGACACCCCCGAACAAATGCTCGCATACCTGGAGCGCGAGGTCGGCGACGCCGTGAAACCGGATACGCTGCGGCGCTTCGTGGACGAGAGCCCGGCCATGATCGAGTGGCTGAAGGGCCATGGCGTGCCGTTCGAGGCGTCGCTGTGCCCATACAAGACCTCCTATCCGAACGACAGCTACTACCTCTACTACTCCGGCAGCGAGGTGTCAGGTTTCGGGCGCGACGTCGCCGAGCCCAAGCAGCGCGGGCACCGGGTCAAGGGCAAGGGCATCTCCGGCCGCATGCTCACCGGCCCGCTCGCGGCCTCGGCCGCGCGGCGCGGGGTACGCGTGGAAACCCTCACGCAGGTCACCCGATTGATCACCGATGACAACGGTGCGGTCGTCGGCGCGGAATGCCGGACGCTGCGCGACGCACCCGGCTCGATCCGGGAGCGATACACCAGGCTGGCGAAGATGGCGGCCAACCCCGGCATCTACTACCCGCCGCTGCGCAAGATGCTGGAACGGCGGCTGGCCCGGCTGCAGCGCCGATACAGCACGGTGATTCGGGTGCGTGCCCGCCGCGGCATCGTGGTCAGCGCCGGTGGTTTCATCGCCGATCGCGCCATGGTGGCCGAGCACGGCCCGCAGTTCCGCAACGGTCTGTGCCTGGGCACCAGCGGGGACGACGGCAGCGGAATCCGGATGGCGCGCCAGGTGGGCGCCGCCACCGACCGGATGGGCAATATCTCCGCGTGGCGATTCATCCTGCCGCCCAGCGCTTTCACCGGTTCGGTACTGGTCGATGCCAAGGGGCGGCGGGTGATCGACGAAACCCGCTACGGCGCGGCCGTCGGCGGCAAACTGATCGCCGAGCACGACGGCTTGGGCTGGTTGCTCGTCGACGACATCCTGATGCGCACCGCCATCGCGCAGATCGGCAGCCAGGGCACCTGGTTCCAGCGCGCCCAATTCGAGGTGATGCGGCGAGGCGCGGTGCGGGAGAACAGCATCGAAGCCGCCGCGTTGAAAGCGGGGATCGATCCGGCGGGGCTGCGCGCGACGGTGAACGAGCACAACGCCGCCATCGCCGAGGGCCGCCCGGATCCGGTGGGCAAGCCCGCCGAATTCACCAAATCCATCCGCAGCGGTCCGTTCTGGTTGTTGGATGTGGGCATCAAGCCCAGCCTCATGAACCCGTGCCCGATGCTCACCCTCGGCGGCGTCGTCGTCGACGAGGGCACCGGCGCGGTCAAATCCGGAGCCGGACACGATATTCCGGGCCTGTACGCGGCGGGACGCACCGCCGTGGGCATCTGCTCGGACTCCTACGTCAGCGGCCTGTCCCTGGCCGACTGCATCTTCTCCGGCCGGCGCGCGGGCGCGCACGCGGCCGCGTCCACCACTGAGCTCACCCACCCCGCCGGCCTCGCCGGCCGCCATCCCCGAGCGGAAGGAAACTAG